In a single window of the Flavobacterium sp. W4I14 genome:
- a CDS encoding acetyl esterase/lipase (product_source=COG0657; cath_funfam=3.40.50.1820; cleavage_site_network=SignalP-noTM; cog=COG0657; pfam=PF07859; superfamily=53474), translating into MAKSSILIMLLFMAVNYSSAQEVVPLYSGEIPGAKTTPADYVENTEVRANGTLSVTKVSVPTFTVFEAPRNIAKGTAVIICPGGGYGALAFSHEGTDVAKRFNAIGVTAFVLKYRLPSDQIMVDKTYGPLQDAQQAIYLIRKNAKKYGIKANKIGIMGFSAGGHFASTLVAHYNDLKISDPEKIDLRPNFAALIYPVISFEESVHTGTMKNLLGPNPADSLKHYFSANKNVTRKTPPTFFVHAKDDKTVPFENSVLMNEALKQNKVDTDIYLYEKGGHGFGLINRTSDVDWFNLLTNWMKKEKF; encoded by the coding sequence ATGGCAAAATCATCCATCCTTATCATGTTATTGTTTATGGCAGTTAACTATTCGAGTGCCCAAGAAGTTGTACCGTTATATTCAGGTGAAATTCCGGGCGCTAAAACTACACCTGCTGATTATGTAGAAAATACTGAAGTACGTGCAAATGGTACTCTGAGTGTTACCAAAGTATCGGTACCTACGTTTACGGTTTTCGAAGCACCTAGAAATATTGCTAAAGGAACTGCAGTAATTATTTGCCCGGGCGGTGGTTATGGCGCTTTGGCATTTAGCCATGAAGGAACTGATGTAGCCAAAAGATTTAATGCAATTGGAGTTACCGCTTTTGTATTGAAGTACCGGTTACCGAGCGATCAGATTATGGTTGATAAAACTTATGGTCCATTGCAGGATGCACAGCAGGCCATTTACCTGATCAGGAAAAATGCAAAAAAATATGGGATTAAGGCCAACAAGATCGGGATTATGGGCTTTTCTGCAGGGGGACATTTTGCCTCAACTTTGGTAGCCCATTATAACGATCTTAAGATTTCCGATCCGGAAAAGATAGATCTTAGGCCAAATTTCGCTGCATTAATTTATCCTGTAATCAGTTTTGAAGAATCTGTACACACTGGTACGATGAAGAATTTATTGGGCCCAAATCCTGCTGATAGTTTAAAACATTATTTCTCGGCCAATAAAAATGTAACCAGGAAAACACCTCCAACTTTTTTTGTGCACGCTAAAGATGATAAAACCGTTCCTTTCGAAAATAGTGTATTAATGAACGAAGCGTTAAAGCAGAATAAGGTAGATACCGATATTTATCTGTACGAGAAAGGTGGTCATGGTTTTGGTTTAATCAACAGGACTTCGGATGTAGATTGGTTTAACTTGTTGACTAACTGGATGAAAAAAGAGAAATTTTAA
- a CDS encoding hypothetical protein (product_source=Hypo-rule applied; pfam=PF15283; superfamily=82185), translating into MQKTLKYVMVAFVAIISIASCKKEINWNAKLDPNGNGCKLASLKADLDVLGTYTLNFTYDASGRISKATTTDGQTSNYVYTANKITATDGDGNVSEIVLENGRAISSGSDGVISGGGVSYSYTRKYAYNADGYLIQVKNYLNGELNTTDNLTYANGNLVKAVSVDAHLGYTETTTYIYSTENAVNTYEIADPLSYHVDYFPGGYFGKQSKNVLLKGTAKMVDGNGDPFTDAVYTFGYQYDGKGNATSVSFSVLSTFYPSSGPVQTDTYNVKYSLNYTCK; encoded by the coding sequence ATGCAAAAAACACTTAAATATGTCATGGTAGCTTTTGTTGCTATCATATCAATAGCAAGTTGTAAAAAAGAAATTAATTGGAATGCAAAGCTCGATCCTAATGGAAATGGCTGCAAGCTAGCCAGTTTAAAGGCCGATCTTGATGTTTTAGGCACTTACACGCTTAACTTTACTTACGACGCTTCTGGTAGGATTTCGAAAGCAACCACTACCGACGGTCAGACAAGTAATTATGTTTATACGGCAAATAAAATTACCGCTACCGATGGGGATGGGAATGTGTCTGAAATCGTTTTGGAAAATGGAAGGGCAATATCGAGTGGGAGTGATGGCGTTATTAGTGGGGGTGGGGTTAGTTATAGTTATACCAGAAAGTACGCCTACAATGCAGATGGCTATTTAATTCAGGTGAAAAATTATTTAAACGGAGAATTAAATACAACTGATAACTTAACTTATGCTAACGGCAATTTAGTAAAGGCAGTTTCAGTTGATGCTCACCTTGGCTACACAGAAACCACTACCTATATATATTCAACAGAAAATGCGGTAAACACATATGAGATTGCGGATCCACTTTCTTATCATGTTGATTATTTCCCTGGTGGATATTTTGGGAAACAATCTAAAAATGTATTACTAAAAGGCACAGCAAAAATGGTAGATGGTAATGGTGATCCTTTTACTGATGCTGTTTATACCTTCGGCTATCAATACGATGGAAAAGGAAACGCTACATCGGTATCGTTTTCGGTGCTTTCTACTTTTTATCCAAGCAGTGGACCAGTTCAAACGGATACTTATAATGTTAAATATAGCTTAAATTATACTTGTAAATAG
- a CDS encoding hypothetical protein (product_source=Hypo-rule applied; cath_funfam=2.60.120.200; ko=KO:K20832; superfamily=49899), with the protein MRNEKMKWCMLLTCMFVVLLSCKKEKEEVKQENGQVKAWETLIDGNSLANYTNFEAQWNYNYPWGTDHNGSARMVGSTSNHNQLSLSGGVLTIKATRLASSPGNSTANGFTNIAIWYNSGACYAKQQVVINDQFPSYTISGDFAVPTSKGTWPAFWITGVNSWPPESDIMEFKGNNTNWQNTYDGGWENKLTAVSNAGSYHNYKCWYNKVSATDVDCHYYIDNVWVAKHTMSNSVNKPMWLIINMQMEGDSGSPGPSGNTFYTGKNVYMGRERAF; encoded by the coding sequence ATGAGAAATGAAAAAATGAAATGGTGTATGTTACTTACATGCATGTTTGTGGTGCTTCTATCTTGTAAGAAAGAGAAAGAAGAAGTTAAACAAGAAAACGGACAGGTTAAAGCCTGGGAAACATTAATAGATGGTAATTCTCTTGCCAACTATACTAATTTTGAGGCGCAATGGAATTATAATTATCCCTGGGGTACCGATCATAATGGTTCTGCCCGTATGGTAGGGAGTACCTCAAATCATAACCAGCTCTCGTTAAGCGGAGGCGTACTCACCATTAAAGCTACCCGTTTGGCTTCATCTCCAGGAAACAGTACTGCCAATGGTTTTACCAATATTGCTATTTGGTACAATTCAGGTGCCTGTTACGCCAAACAACAGGTTGTAATTAATGATCAGTTTCCCAGTTATACCATTTCTGGCGATTTTGCTGTACCCACCAGTAAAGGAACCTGGCCAGCTTTTTGGATTACCGGCGTTAATTCATGGCCACCTGAAAGTGATATTATGGAATTTAAGGGCAATAACACAAATTGGCAGAATACTTATGATGGTGGTTGGGAGAATAAACTCACCGCAGTTTCTAACGCAGGCTCATACCATAATTACAAATGCTGGTATAATAAAGTAAGTGCAACAGATGTAGATTGCCATTATTATATTGATAACGTTTGGGTAGCCAAGCATACCATGAGTAATTCGGTAAATAAACCCATGTGGCTAATCATTAATATGCAAATGGAAGGCGATAGCGGCTCTCCAGGCCCTTCTGGCAATACTTTCTACACCGGTAAAAATGTTTATATGGGTAGAGAAAGAGCTTTTTAA